Genomic window (Thermanaeromonas sp. C210):
CGGCACCATCCAGTTGGATTTCCTCATGCCCGAAAAATTCGATCTCACCTACATCGGTGAAGATGGGCAGAGACACCGGCCGGTGATGATCCACCGGGTGGTTTTCGGCAGCATAGAAAGATTCATAGGCATCCTAATCGAACACTACGGGGGCGCCTTCCCGGTATGGCTGGCTCCGGTGCAGGTAAAGATCCTCCCCATAGCCGACCGCCACCATGAGTACGCTTACAAGGTGCGGGATACCCTAGAGCAGGCCGGAGTACGGGCCGAGGTTAACGACCGTAACGACAAGATCGGTTACAAAATACGGGCGGCGGAGGTAGAACGCATTCCCTATATGCTGGTTATAGGGGACAAGGAGGCGGCCGAAGGTACCGTAGCCGTGCGCGAAAGGGGCAAGGGCGACACTGGGAACGTCGTACTGACAGACTTTGTTAACCGCATTGTGAAGGAGATTAAGGAACGGAGGGGCTAGGACCCGCCAGAAAAACCGCGGGGCGGGCCGGCTGGCGGCGGGGAATTCGGGAGCCTTGAGGTGGAATAGCTTACAGGGTTGAGGAGAGGATTCCAAAAAGAAGGCCTAAACTACTCCCTTACTGGAAGGTGAGGCATTATGTCCCGTCGGTTTAGACTGCCCTATGGCCGCGACAGCTACCAGGAGCTTATAGTAGAGGAGGCCAATTTTGCCGGTCTACTCCACCACCGGGAGGCGGGTCCTCCCCTGGACGAGGTAGGATTACGGCGGGCCTTTGCCAGCCCTGTCGGTACTCCTCCCCTAAGGGAGCTAGTTAGGAAGGGCGACCGGGTAGCCATTGTTACCAGTGATATAACGCGACCCTGCCCGAGCAAGGTGCTGTTGCCTTTAATCTTGGAAGAGCTTCAGGAGGCCGGTATCAGGAGGGAAGATATCATTATAGTACTGGCCGTCGGCAATCACCGCCCCCATACGGAGGAAGAGAAGAGAGCCCTCCTGGGAGAAGGGGTTTATGCGGCCTACCGGTGCGTAGATTCCGATCCTGCCGATACGGTCTACGTAGGTACTACCAGCAGGGGAACTCCGGTAGAAATATTCCGGCCGGTGGTGGAGGCCGATAAGAGGATACTGCTGGGTAACGTAGAGTACCACTATTTCGCCGGGTATAGCGGCGGGGTTAAAGCTCTTCTGCCGGGCTGCGCTACGCCCCGCACGATACAGGCCAATCACCGCATGATGGTCGAAGAGGGCGCTACCGCAGGGGAAATCGATAACAACCCGGTGAGGCGGGATATAGAAGAAGTGAACGACTTTGTCCATGTGGATTTTATCTTCAACGTAGTGCTCGATGAGGCCAAGAATATCCTGGCCGCCTTTGCCGGCCACCCTGTCCTCGCCCACCGGGAGGCCTGCAAGTACTTAGACGGCATTTACAAAGTGAAGATAGCCGAACCGGCGGACATCGTCGTTGCGTCGGCCGGGGGCTTTCCCAAGGATATAAACCTTTACCAGGCCCAGAAGGCCATGGATAATGCCAGCCGGGCGGTGAGGTCCGGTGGTATTCTCATCCTGGTGGCGGAGTGTCCGGAGGGCCTCGGCGACGAGGTTTTTTCTAAGTGGGTGGCTGCGGCACAGAAACCTGAGGACCTGCTCGACCGCGTTCGCGTTAACTTCGAGCTCGGAGGTCACAAAGCCGCGGCTATAGCCATGGTCCGCCGTAAGATTGACATATACCTGGTTTCTTCCTTATCCCCGGATATTGTAAGGCGCGTATTCCTTGAGCCGTTTACGGAGTTGCAGGAAGCCTACAGGAGAGCGTTAGAAACTATGGGCGCCGGGGCAAGGGTAATGGTCATTCCTCAGGGGGGATCCCTGCTGCCGGTGGTGGAGTAAAGATGGGGAGCTCAGGCCAAACCGGTTATTGACGGTAATCTATGGCTGTGCTATACTAGCCCAGGAAAGTAGAAGCCATCCGCTTCTCACCTTACAGCCCCAGGCTGCTAAGGTCGGCGCCCGGTGAAAGAAGGGGTTTAGATGTATAAGCGGGTGGGGACACCCGCTTTCTTTATGCTGGGCGGAATTTCATCTGGAGGTGACGGGTTATCAGCAAAGATTGGAGGGTGAACGGAGAAATCCGCGCCCGGGAAGTGCGCCTGGTCGGAACCGACGGCCAGCAGCTAGGCATCATGCCGTTGCGGGAGGCTCTGCGCATAGCCCATGAGCAGGGGCTGGATTTGGTGGAAGTGGCACCTCAGGCCCGACCACCGGTCTGCCGCATTATGGATTTTGGGAAATATAAATATGAGCAGAGCAAGCGGGAACGTGAAGCCAGGAAAAAGCAGCGGATTATCGATGTTAAAGAGGTAAAGCTGCGGCCGGGCATTGAGGAACACGATTTCCAGGTCAAAGCCCGCAATGCCCTCCGCTTTCTGGAAGACGGCGATAAGGTAAAGGTAACCATTATGTTTCGCGGCCGGGAAATCTCCCATCCCGAGCTGGGAGAAAAGCTTTGTTGGCGTTTGGCCGACCAGGTGTCGGAGCTAGCCTCCGTTGAAAGGCCGCCCAAGTTAGAAGGGCGCAATATGGTTATGATATTGGCTCCTAAGAACTAAGAATTAAGAGGTGGACAATATGCCCAAGATGAAAACCCACCGCGGGGCTGCTAAGCGTTTTCGCTTTACGGGTAAAGGAAAGATCAAGCGGGCCAAGGCTTTCAAGAGCCACCTTTTGGGGGGTAAGACCGCCAAGAGAAAGCGCCGCCTGCGCCAACCCGATCTGGTTTCTTCTGCCGACCGGCGGCGGGTGGCCAGGTTGTTACCCTACGGAGCGTAGAGGAGGAAGGTAGAACATGTCCAGGGTAAAACGAGGTGTAACCAAGAGACGGCGTCACAAGAAAATCCTGAAACTGGCCAAGGGTTACTTCGGCGCCAAGTCCAAGCTGTTTAGGGTGGCCAACCAGCAGGTAATGAAATCCTTAATGTATGCTTACGCCCACAGGCGTAAGCGCAAGAGGGATTTCCGGCAGCTATGGATTGCCCGGATTAACGCGGCCGCCCGGGAGAACGGCCTTACTTACAGCCGTTTCATCAACGGATTAAAGCAGGCGGGGGTAGAAATCAATCGTAAAATGCTGGCCGATATGGCCGTCAACGATGCCCAAGGGTTTCGTCAATTAGTGGATATCGCCAAGGAAAAGCTGGGAGTCGGAGCCTAAACTTATGAAAAAGCAGTTTGCCGTAATCGGCCTGGGACGCTTCGGGGCCAGCGTTGCCACGGCCCTGGCACGCTTGGGATGTGAGGTTGTGGGTATCGACGCGGATGCCGCCAAGGTAGAAGCCGTGATGAACGAGATTACCCATGCCATCCAGGCCGATGCCCGGGATGAAGAGGCCCTCAAGGCCGCCGGGGTCCGCAATGT
Coding sequences:
- a CDS encoding His/Gly/Thr/Pro-type tRNA ligase C-terminal domain-containing protein, which produces GTIQLDFLMPEKFDLTYIGEDGQRHRPVMIHRVVFGSIERFIGILIEHYGGAFPVWLAPVQVKILPIADRHHEYAYKVRDTLEQAGVRAEVNDRNDKIGYKIRAAEVERIPYMLVIGDKEAAEGTVAVRERGKGDTGNVVLTDFVNRIVKEIKERRG
- the larA gene encoding nickel-dependent lactate racemase — its product is MSRRFRLPYGRDSYQELIVEEANFAGLLHHREAGPPLDEVGLRRAFASPVGTPPLRELVRKGDRVAIVTSDITRPCPSKVLLPLILEELQEAGIRREDIIIVLAVGNHRPHTEEEKRALLGEGVYAAYRCVDSDPADTVYVGTTSRGTPVEIFRPVVEADKRILLGNVEYHYFAGYSGGVKALLPGCATPRTIQANHRMMVEEGATAGEIDNNPVRRDIEEVNDFVHVDFIFNVVLDEAKNILAAFAGHPVLAHREACKYLDGIYKVKIAEPADIVVASAGGFPKDINLYQAQKAMDNASRAVRSGGILILVAECPEGLGDEVFSKWVAAAQKPEDLLDRVRVNFELGGHKAAAIAMVRRKIDIYLVSSLSPDIVRRVFLEPFTELQEAYRRALETMGAGARVMVIPQGGSLLPVVE
- the infC gene encoding translation initiation factor IF-3; amino-acid sequence: MNGEIRAREVRLVGTDGQQLGIMPLREALRIAHEQGLDLVEVAPQARPPVCRIMDFGKYKYEQSKREREARKKQRIIDVKEVKLRPGIEEHDFQVKARNALRFLEDGDKVKVTIMFRGREISHPELGEKLCWRLADQVSELASVERPPKLEGRNMVMILAPKN
- the rpmI gene encoding 50S ribosomal protein L35 — encoded protein: MPKMKTHRGAAKRFRFTGKGKIKRAKAFKSHLLGGKTAKRKRRLRQPDLVSSADRRRVARLLPYGA
- the rplT gene encoding 50S ribosomal protein L20, which translates into the protein MSRVKRGVTKRRRHKKILKLAKGYFGAKSKLFRVANQQVMKSLMYAYAHRRKRKRDFRQLWIARINAAARENGLTYSRFINGLKQAGVEINRKMLADMAVNDAQGFRQLVDIAKEKLGVGA